The proteins below are encoded in one region of Clostridium estertheticum:
- a CDS encoding DUF2357 domain-containing protein has product MNFKINNKRSNSYTEFYSILNYIYENLMKAINIVLSKPHHELIKDRRVCKYQSLKNTSMDTIKWLEKRPHLLEYIDGRNIPTQALQVTKKVTLDTKENRFLKFMIITIIHKIDSFIRTYTSTPWKKNEDIINKLNTMKKAINNKLKTSFLKDVGSDYRNTSMSLVFNMASGYREIYKYYLMLQKGLSINSNIFSLSMKELSLLYEYWCFIKINSLLRKRYKLISTDFITINRGGIFVSLKKGVTSTLVYENPNTKETFKVSYNAIKSRKVSNIGSRTEGSKTVTQKPDNMLSINKLGSDKAYEFVFDAKYKIDTSIEYQKSYGGIGPKEEDINTMHRYRDAHSI; this is encoded by the coding sequence CTGAACTTCAAGATAAATAACAAAAGATCTAATAGCTACACTGAATTTTATAGCATACTAAATTATATTTATGAAAATTTAATGAAAGCTATTAATATAGTTTTATCAAAACCTCATCATGAGCTGATAAAAGATAGGAGGGTATGTAAATACCAAAGCTTAAAAAACACAAGTATGGATACTATAAAGTGGCTTGAGAAAAGGCCTCATTTATTAGAATATATAGATGGTAGAAACATTCCAACTCAGGCTTTACAGGTAACTAAAAAGGTAACACTCGACACTAAGGAAAATAGATTTCTAAAGTTTATGATAATAACTATAATTCATAAGATAGATAGTTTTATAAGAACTTATACATCAACACCTTGGAAAAAGAATGAGGATATTATAAATAAGTTAAACACCATGAAGAAAGCAATAAACAACAAACTAAAAACCTCATTTTTAAAGGATGTAGGGAGTGATTATAGGAATACATCTATGTCCTTAGTTTTCAATATGGCAAGTGGATATAGGGAGATATACAAATACTATCTAATGCTGCAAAAGGGACTAAGTATCAATAGTAATATATTTTCATTATCAATGAAAGAACTTAGTTTATTATATGAGTATTGGTGTTTTATTAAGATAAATTCGCTACTTAGAAAGAGATATAAGCTAATAAGTACAGACTTTATAACTATTAATAGAGGTGGAATATTTGTATCACTTAAAAAAGGCGTAACATCTACATTAGTATATGAAAATCCCAATACTAAAGAAACTTTCAAGGTAAGTTACAATGCAATTAAATCACGAAAGGTTAGTAACATAGGGTCTAGAACTGAAGGCAGTAAAACAGTAACGCAAAAGCCTGATAATATGTTATCTATAAATAAGCTTGGTAGCGACAAGGCTTATGAGTTTGTCTTTGACGCAAAGTATAAGATTGATACATCAATAGAATACCAGAAAAGTTATGGTGGCATTGGACCTAAGGAAGAGGATATAAATACCATGCACAGGTACAGAGATGCCCATAGTATATAA
- a CDS encoding AAA family ATPase, translating to MSITKVYLKNFTVFEEEEIAFSNGINVIIGENGTGKTHLLKSIYATCEMSKKPDTDIDIISNYFKAGLSKGEFFTKILKPLILKVYANESKLIEDKRYLMGKVSLNINNSKTIVSDTDEECSYEIGFPDKEQKSIFIPPKEMLSHSKGFLALNNKYDMPFDKTYIDIITNCELPETRKNSELNKKLLAIISKVIDGKVIYENDTFYVIKTNGLKIEFSLEAEGFRKFGVLWRLIRNGLIEKETILLWDEPESNINPELIPVLVDILIELQRDGVQIFVATHSYNFAKYFEIKRKDSDRVLYHNLYKTDKGVKSQSADYFGKLEDNPIIEADSKLLDEVIKGNFEE from the coding sequence GTGAGTATAACTAAAGTATATCTTAAAAATTTTACGGTTTTTGAAGAAGAAGAGATAGCATTTTCAAATGGGATAAATGTAATTATAGGAGAAAATGGAACAGGTAAGACACATTTATTAAAGTCAATCTATGCAACTTGTGAAATGTCAAAAAAACCAGATACGGATATTGATATTATCAGTAATTATTTTAAAGCGGGACTAAGTAAAGGTGAATTTTTCACAAAGATTTTAAAGCCACTAATTTTAAAAGTATATGCGAATGAGTCTAAATTAATTGAAGACAAACGATATCTTATGGGTAAAGTTTCACTTAATATCAATAATTCTAAAACAATAGTTAGTGATACTGATGAGGAATGTTCATATGAAATAGGATTTCCAGATAAAGAACAAAAATCAATTTTTATTCCTCCAAAAGAAATGTTGTCACATTCAAAAGGATTTTTGGCATTAAATAACAAGTACGATATGCCATTTGATAAAACTTATATAGATATTATTACAAATTGCGAATTGCCAGAAACTAGGAAAAACTCAGAATTGAATAAAAAATTGTTAGCCATTATCTCAAAAGTAATTGATGGAAAAGTAATTTATGAAAATGATACTTTTTATGTAATAAAAACAAATGGATTGAAAATAGAGTTTTCATTGGAAGCTGAGGGGTTTCGTAAATTTGGAGTTTTGTGGAGATTAATAAGAAACGGACTAATTGAAAAAGAAACTATTCTTTTGTGGGATGAACCAGAGTCGAACATTAATCCAGAGTTGATACCAGTTCTTGTAGATATACTTATTGAATTACAAAGAGATGGTGTTCAGATTTTTGTTGCAACCCATAGTTATAACTTTGCCAAATATTTTGAGATTAAACGAAAAGATTCGGATAGGGTATTGTATCACAATTTATATAAAACTGATAAGGGTGTTAAATCACAAAGCGCAGATTATTTTGGAAAGTTAGAAGATAATCCTATTATTGAAGCAGATTCCAAACTTTTAGATGAAGTTATCAAAGGTAATTTTGAAGAGTAG